One part of the Suncus etruscus isolate mSunEtr1 chromosome 2, mSunEtr1.pri.cur, whole genome shotgun sequence genome encodes these proteins:
- the METTL17 gene encoding methyltransferase-like protein 17, mitochondrial isoform X1: METAKGLWSLLSVERWRRGFGVISQARARSALVPGRSQVDNESNFLGTRPHRQHPGLLRLPRVQLPPALTQAAQMLLLQDPLPNVEKQVQALTNYLWSRHLPVEPEELQQRAAELEKKLLEKTASALTEKRLRGAVLSTLRKTTYHWQELSYDKGLSLVYMAARMDGGFAAVFRAFHEIKARIPKFQPQTLMDFGSGTGSVIWAAHSTWGQSLREYMCVDSSAAMLDLAEKLLKGGLESGEPYVPGVFFRQFLPVSPKVQFDVVVSAFSLSELPSKAHRSEVVQTLWRKTNRFLVLVENGTKAGHRLLMDARDLVLKGKEKCPLDPRPGFVFAPCPHELPCPQLTASKPLACSFAQAYHPIPFSWNKNPKEEKFSMVILARGSPEKAQRWPRITQPVLKRPRHVHCHLCCPDGQVQHAVITANKHGRDLYRCARVSSWGDLLPVVTPTQLAPSSTPDSPES; the protein is encoded by the exons ATGGAGACGGCCAAGGGTTTGTGGTCGCTGCTGTCAGTAGAGCGATGGCGCCGGGGTTTCGGAGTGATCTCCCAGGCCCGA GCGCGCTCTGCCCTCGTGCCGGGCCGATCCCAGGTGGACAACGAGTCGAACTTTCTGGGCACCAGGCCCCATCGCCAGCACCCCGGCCTTCTGCGCCTGCCGCGTGTGCAGCTGCCGCCAGCGCTGACGCAGGCCGCACAGATGCTGCTGCTCC AGGACCCGCTGCCCAACGTGGAGAAGCAGGTGCAAGCCCTGACCAACTATCTCTGGAGCCGGCATCTTcctgtggagccagaggagttgCAACAACGGGCTGCAGAACTTGAAAAGAAATTACTGGAAAAGACAG CCTCAGCTCTGACTGAGAAGAGACTTCGTGGAGCAGTGCTGAGTACACTGCGTAAAACTACCTACCACTGGCAAGAACTAAG TTACGATAAAGGATTGAGCCTGGTGTATATGGCAGCAAGAATGGATGGTGGCTTTGCAGCAGTCTTTAGGGCATTTCATGAG ATCAAGGCTCGGATTCCTAAGTTTCAGCCACAAACCTTGATGGACTTTGGTTCAGGCACTGGTTCTGTCATTTG GGCTGCCCAcagcacttggggccagagcctaCGAGAATATATGTGTGTGGACAGCTCAGCTGCCATGTTGGATCTGGCAGAAAAGCTACTCAAAG GTGGTTTAGAGTCTGGGGAACCCTATGTTCCAGGTGTCTTTTTCAGACAGTTTCTTCCTGTATCACCCAAG GTACAGTTCGATGTAGTGGTATCAGCCTTTTCCCTAAGTGAACTTCCTTCCAAGGCTCACCGCAGTGAGGTAGTCCAAACCTTATGGCGCAAGACAAATCGTTTTCTG GTCTTGGTGGAGAATGGAACAAAAGCTGGGCACCGCCTTCTTATGGATGCCAGGGACTTGGTACTTAAG ggAAAAGAAAAGTGTCCTTTAGATCCACGTCCTGGATTTGTCTTTGCCCCA TGTCCCCATGAACTTCCTTGTCCCCAGCTGACAGCCTCTAAGCCCCTGGCCTGTAGCTTTGCCCAGGCTTATCATCCCATCCCCTTCAGCTGG AACAAGAACCCAAAGGAAGAGAAGTTCTCAATGGTCATCCTGGCCCGAGGATCACCAGAGAAGGCTCAGCGCTGGCCCCGTATCACTCAGCCTGTCCTGAAACGACCGCGCCATGTGCACTGTCACCTATGTTGTCCAGATGGCCAGGTGCAACATGCCGTGATTACTGCTAACAAGCATGGCAG GGATTTGTACCGCTGTGCTCGTGTCAGCTCCTGGGGAGACCTGTTACCTGTGGTCACACCAACTCAGCTTGCTCCTTCCTCCACTCCAGATTCCCCTGAAAGCTGA
- the METTL17 gene encoding methyltransferase-like protein 17, mitochondrial isoform X2, translated as MLLLQDPLPNVEKQVQALTNYLWSRHLPVEPEELQQRAAELEKKLLEKTASALTEKRLRGAVLSTLRKTTYHWQELSYDKGLSLVYMAARMDGGFAAVFRAFHEIKARIPKFQPQTLMDFGSGTGSVIWAAHSTWGQSLREYMCVDSSAAMLDLAEKLLKGGLESGEPYVPGVFFRQFLPVSPKVQFDVVVSAFSLSELPSKAHRSEVVQTLWRKTNRFLVLVENGTKAGHRLLMDARDLVLKGKEKCPLDPRPGFVFAPCPHELPCPQLTASKPLACSFAQAYHPIPFSWNKNPKEEKFSMVILARGSPEKAQRWPRITQPVLKRPRHVHCHLCCPDGQVQHAVITANKHGRDLYRCARVSSWGDLLPVVTPTQLAPSSTPDSPES; from the exons ATGCTGCTGCTCC AGGACCCGCTGCCCAACGTGGAGAAGCAGGTGCAAGCCCTGACCAACTATCTCTGGAGCCGGCATCTTcctgtggagccagaggagttgCAACAACGGGCTGCAGAACTTGAAAAGAAATTACTGGAAAAGACAG CCTCAGCTCTGACTGAGAAGAGACTTCGTGGAGCAGTGCTGAGTACACTGCGTAAAACTACCTACCACTGGCAAGAACTAAG TTACGATAAAGGATTGAGCCTGGTGTATATGGCAGCAAGAATGGATGGTGGCTTTGCAGCAGTCTTTAGGGCATTTCATGAG ATCAAGGCTCGGATTCCTAAGTTTCAGCCACAAACCTTGATGGACTTTGGTTCAGGCACTGGTTCTGTCATTTG GGCTGCCCAcagcacttggggccagagcctaCGAGAATATATGTGTGTGGACAGCTCAGCTGCCATGTTGGATCTGGCAGAAAAGCTACTCAAAG GTGGTTTAGAGTCTGGGGAACCCTATGTTCCAGGTGTCTTTTTCAGACAGTTTCTTCCTGTATCACCCAAG GTACAGTTCGATGTAGTGGTATCAGCCTTTTCCCTAAGTGAACTTCCTTCCAAGGCTCACCGCAGTGAGGTAGTCCAAACCTTATGGCGCAAGACAAATCGTTTTCTG GTCTTGGTGGAGAATGGAACAAAAGCTGGGCACCGCCTTCTTATGGATGCCAGGGACTTGGTACTTAAG ggAAAAGAAAAGTGTCCTTTAGATCCACGTCCTGGATTTGTCTTTGCCCCA TGTCCCCATGAACTTCCTTGTCCCCAGCTGACAGCCTCTAAGCCCCTGGCCTGTAGCTTTGCCCAGGCTTATCATCCCATCCCCTTCAGCTGG AACAAGAACCCAAAGGAAGAGAAGTTCTCAATGGTCATCCTGGCCCGAGGATCACCAGAGAAGGCTCAGCGCTGGCCCCGTATCACTCAGCCTGTCCTGAAACGACCGCGCCATGTGCACTGTCACCTATGTTGTCCAGATGGCCAGGTGCAACATGCCGTGATTACTGCTAACAAGCATGGCAG GGATTTGTACCGCTGTGCTCGTGTCAGCTCCTGGGGAGACCTGTTACCTGTGGTCACACCAACTCAGCTTGCTCCTTCCTCCACTCCAGATTCCCCTGAAAGCTGA
- the SLC39A2 gene encoding zinc transporter ZIP2 — MEALLGVKLGCMLGLLALTVVCGLVPIYIKWFKIDAATGRHRRVLSLLGCISAGVFLGAGFMHMTAEALEGIESEIQKLLIQNSSAGEGNSEADDSSLVEYPYGELIICLGFFLVFLLESLALQCCPETAGGSTLQEEDCGGAHVLQIHSHGPKPSPSRGPLRALILLLSLSFHSVFEGLAVGLQPTIAMTVQLCLAVLAHKGLVVFGVGLRLVQIGTRSRWAMVSIVSLALMSPLGLAIGMAVAQGDSEGGRGLAQAVLEGVAAGTFLYVTFLEILPRELAGPESPLAKWGCVAAGFAFMAFIALWA, encoded by the exons ATGGAAGCTCTTCTAGGCGTAAAACTTGGCTGCATGCTTGGCCTGCTGGCACTCACTGTGGTCTGTGGCCTCGTGCCCATCTACATAAAATGGTTCAAGATTGATGCAGCCACAG GTCGCCACCGACGAGTCCTCAGCCTCCTGGGCTGCATTTCTGCCGGTGTGTTTCTGGGAGCAGGATTTATGCACATGACAGCCGAAGCCCTGGAAGGAATTGAGTCTGAGATCCAAAAGTTACTGATCCAG aACAGTTCAGCAGGCGAGGGAAATTCAGAGGCTGATGATTCTTCACTT gtggAGTACCCCTATGGAGAGCTCATCATCTGCCTGGGCTTCTTCTTAGTCTTCCTTTTGGAATCACTGGCATTGCAATGTTGTCCTGAAACAGCTGGAGGATCCACGTTGCAGGAAGAGGACTGTGGGGGAGCTCATGTCCTGCAAATCCACAGTCATGGACCTAAACCCTCCCCTTCCCGGGGTCCCCTGAGGGCCCTGATCCTCctgctctccctctcctttcACTCAGTGTTTGAAGGACTGGCTGTGGGGCTCCAGCCAACCATAGCAATGACAGTGCAGCTTTGCCTGGCTGTCCTGGCTCACAAGGGGCTGGTGGTGTTTGGCGTTGGCCTGCGCCTGGTGCAGATAGGAACCAGGTCCCGGTGGGCCATGGTCTCCATTGTGTCATTAGCACTCATGTCCCCCCTGGGCCTAGCAATAGGTATGGCTGTGGCTCAAGGGGACTCTGAAGGGGGACGAGGTTTAGCTCAGGCAGTGCTAGAGGGGGTAGCAGCTGGCACCTTTCTTTATGTCACCTTCCTCGAAATTTTGCCACGAGAATTGGCTGGTCCCGAGAGTCCTCTGGCCAAGTGGGGCTGTGTAGCTGCTGGTTTTGCCTTCATGGCCTTCATCGCTCTGTGGGCCTGA